A part of Gammaproteobacteria bacterium genomic DNA contains:
- a CDS encoding dienelactone hydrolase family protein translates to MRRLIFAGCWFLVFAVVPASAEVQVKAVEYRDGDTQLRGYFAWDDAIEGRRPGVIVVHEWWGLDDYARHRAEMLARLGYVAFAVDMYGEGRVTEHASEAKAWMKQIASNVEQWQRRAMLGVDILRKHEFVDPTRVAAIGYCFGGATVMQMAYSGADLKGVASFHGSLPVPTDAQAEAIRASVMVAHGNADEFVPAERVAAFMAAMEKSNVDWQMTFYGGARHAFTVPGAEKRGIPNLAYNERADHRSWEQLQAFLEEVFEQHP, encoded by the coding sequence ATGAGACGTCTAATTTTTGCGGGATGCTGGTTTCTGGTCTTCGCCGTTGTTCCGGCATCGGCCGAGGTGCAGGTCAAGGCGGTGGAATACCGCGATGGCGATACGCAGTTGCGCGGCTATTTCGCCTGGGACGACGCGATCGAGGGGCGCCGGCCAGGTGTCATCGTCGTGCATGAATGGTGGGGGCTCGACGACTATGCCCGCCACCGCGCGGAGATGCTCGCGCGCCTGGGGTATGTCGCATTTGCAGTGGACATGTACGGCGAGGGTCGCGTGACGGAGCACGCCAGCGAGGCGAAGGCCTGGATGAAGCAGATCGCGTCCAATGTCGAACAGTGGCAGAGACGTGCAATGCTGGGGGTGGATATCCTGCGCAAGCACGAATTCGTTGACCCGACGCGTGTCGCAGCGATCGGCTATTGCTTCGGGGGAGCGACCGTAATGCAGATGGCTTACTCCGGGGCCGATCTCAAGGGGGTCGCCAGTTTTCACGGTTCGCTGCCCGTGCCTACGGACGCGCAGGCCGAGGCCATACGCGCGAGTGTCATGGTGGCGCACGGCAACGCAGACGAATTCGTCCCTGCCGAGCGTGTCGCGGCATTTATGGCCGCCATGGAGAAATCAAACGTAGACTGGCAGATGACCTTCTACGGCGGTGCTCGGCATGCGTTTACCGTGCCCGGTGCGGAAAAGCGTGGGATTCCCAATCTGGCCTACAACGAGAGGGCCGATCACCGTTCCTGGGAGCAGCTGCAGGCATTCCTCGAGGAGGTGTTCGAACAGCATCCCTGA
- a CDS encoding secondary thiamine-phosphate synthase enzyme YjbQ yields the protein MREIIHVRTTSREELIDITPQVAAIASRSGVRNGLVSVYAQGATAAIMIQENWDESVQTDVVNLLRQLAPKGVWLHDRQDGNGDSHLKSGLVGPSETVPLIDGALGLSRWQNIFFCEFDGPRGSRPIVCTVIGDDR from the coding sequence ATGCGCGAGATCATTCATGTCCGCACCACCAGTAGAGAGGAACTGATCGACATCACGCCACAAGTGGCCGCCATCGCGAGCCGCAGCGGGGTGCGCAATGGTCTGGTTTCGGTCTACGCACAGGGCGCGACGGCCGCGATCATGATTCAGGAAAACTGGGACGAGAGCGTACAGACGGATGTGGTCAATCTGCTGCGGCAGCTCGCCCCGAAGGGTGTCTGGCTCCACGACCGCCAGGACGGCAACGGGGACTCCCATCTCAAGTCGGGCCTTGTCGGTCCGTCCGAGACCGTCCCCCTAATCGACGGAGCGCTGGGATTGTCCCGGTGGCAGAACATCTTCTTCTGCGAATTCGACGGCCCGCGAGGTAGTCGACCCATCGTCTGCACGGTAATCGGAGATGACCGTTAG
- a CDS encoding SEC-C domain-containing protein, with translation MKEKVGRNDPCPCGSGKKYKKCCISKVTENDDDLEELYRFEPGSYGDVGSFMPSLACLKQIRKDEWKYHFVLVKPESIYTDEDEATNEAEKDISDSYVVKEIGGTDANLAMSLKSKGYLNVDNYNIVGSKKFQA, from the coding sequence ATGAAAGAGAAAGTCGGACGAAATGATCCATGCCCCTGTGGCAGTGGAAAGAAATACAAGAAATGCTGTATTTCTAAAGTTACTGAAAATGATGATGATTTAGAAGAATTATACCGCTTTGAGCCCGGTTCATATGGAGATGTTGGTAGCTTTATGCCTTCACTAGCGTGTCTAAAACAAATCAGAAAAGATGAATGGAAATATCATTTTGTTTTAGTAAAGCCTGAGAGCATATATACCGATGAGGACGAAGCAACAAATGAAGCAGAAAAAGACATTTCAGACTCATATGTAGTCAAAGAAATAGGAGGTACGGATGCTAACTTGGCCATGTCCTTAAAGAGCAAAGGATATCTGAATGTGGATAATTACAACATCGTAGGTAGTAAAAAATTTCAGGCATAA